The Primulina huaijiensis isolate GDHJ02 chromosome 12, ASM1229523v2, whole genome shotgun sequence genome has a window encoding:
- the LOC140990704 gene encoding 5'-deoxynucleotidase hdd1-like, protein MASATPKANPYSPIHPQFFPLQNFNFSCNFPIKIQFFSDPSSLRLVSVHSHNPQLDSIKMDHTASGYGSGSERDTHLHEVASPSSAIDFLTLCHRLKSTKRKGWINHGIRGPESIADHMYRMALMALIVDDLPGVNRERCIKIAIVHDIAEAIVGDITPSDGVPKEEKSRLEQAALDEMCMVLGGGMRAEEIKELWLEYENNSSLEANLVKDFDKIEMILQALEYETEHEKVLDEFFLSTAGKFQTEIGKKWAAVITSRRNSRLANRPN, encoded by the exons ATGGCATCAGCAACACCCAAAGCAAATCCATATTCCCCTATTCACCCTCAGTTCTTTCCGctccaaaattttaatttttcctgcAACTTCCCGATCAAAATCCAATTTTTCTCAGACCCGTCGAGTTTAAGGCTCGTGTCTGTTCATTCTCACAATCCCCAACTCGATTCCATCAAAATGGATCATACTGCATCTGGGTACGGATCGGGCTCCGAAAGAGATACCCATTTGCATGAAGTTGCCTCGCCTTCTTCTGCCATTGATTTCTTGACATTGTGCCATCGTTTGAAG TCTACGAAACGAAAAGGATGGATTAATCATGGTATAAGGGGCCCCGAATCTATCGCCGATCATATGTATCGCATGGCATTGATGGCTTTGATCGTTGATGACCTTCCTGGCGTTAACAGGGAAAG GTGTATCAAGATAGCAATCGTTCACGACATTGCAGAAG CTATTGTTGGGGATATAACTCCATCTGATGGTGTGCCAAAGGAAGAAAAAAGTAGACTTGAACAAGCAGCTTTGGACGAGATGTGCATGGTTCTTGGCGGAGGGATGAGAG CTGAAGAGATTAAAGAACTATGGCTGGAGTATGAAAACAACTCGTCCTTGGAGGCCAATCTTGTTAAAGATTTCGATAAA ATAGAAATGATTCTTCAAGCATTAGAGTATGAAACTG AGCATGAGAAGGTTTTGGACGAATTTTTTCTGTCGACAGCAG GTAAATTTCAAACTGAAATTGGAAAAAAGTGGGCAGCAGTGATCACTTCCAGAAGGAATTCAAGATTGGCAAATAGACCTAACTAA